One genomic segment of bacterium includes these proteins:
- a CDS encoding aconitate hydratase, with translation MTANFDMIKALYNNYREKLTEVRKVLNRPLTYTEKVLYTHLWDNPTKEFQRAKDYVELSPDRVAMQDATAQMALLQFMSSGKKTTAVPSTVHCDHLIQAQVGAKDDLLRANEENKEVFDFLQSISQKYGIGFWKPGAGIIHQVVLENYAFPGGMMIGTDSHTPNAGGLGMIAIGVGGADAVDVMAGMPWELKWPKIIGVKLTGKMSGWTSAKDVILKLAGILSVKGGTGAIVEYFGEGASSISCTGKGTICNMGAEIGATTSVFPFDEKMSSYLRITKRADVAALAEGLADELKSDDAVFKNPETYFDQVIEINLSELEPHLNGPFTPDKAWPISQMKEAVKKENYPDKISVALIGSCTNSSYEDIDRSASIAKLALSKGLKAKSQFTITPGSEQVRATIERDGQLKALTDIGGLILANACGPCIGMWKRMDIKTGEKNTIVTSFNRNFAKRNDGNPETLAFVASPEITTALAIAGSLSFNPVTDELVNEKGEKVKLNPPTGEELPPKGFDEGSSGFIAPAKDGSSVEVKVDPKSERLQLLEPFKKWDGRDFTDLPVLLKAKGKCTTDHISMAGPWLRFRGHLDNISNNMFIGATNAYSGDTGKVKNILTDETKSVPEVAREYKAKGIGWVVIGDENYGEGSSREHAAMEPRFLGGRAIIVKSFARIHETNLKKQGMLPLTFADPKDYDKIKEDDKVDLLVTQLAPVKQLKMIVKHSDGSKDEIILNHTMNETQIGWFKAGSALNLIAEKNKN, from the coding sequence ATGACTGCAAATTTCGATATGATTAAAGCCTTATATAATAATTACCGGGAAAAATTGACCGAAGTCCGAAAGGTGCTGAACAGACCATTAACGTATACTGAAAAAGTTTTATACACACATCTCTGGGACAATCCGACCAAAGAATTTCAAAGAGCTAAGGATTATGTTGAACTTTCACCAGACAGAGTTGCTATGCAGGATGCAACTGCTCAAATGGCACTTCTCCAATTTATGTCTTCAGGGAAAAAAACTACAGCCGTCCCATCCACAGTTCACTGTGATCATTTAATTCAAGCACAAGTTGGTGCAAAGGATGATTTGCTCAGAGCAAATGAGGAGAATAAAGAAGTCTTTGATTTTCTTCAAAGTATTTCTCAAAAGTATGGAATTGGTTTCTGGAAACCTGGTGCTGGAATTATTCATCAAGTAGTCCTTGAAAACTATGCTTTTCCCGGTGGAATGATGATCGGAACAGATTCTCACACACCAAATGCTGGTGGACTTGGAATGATTGCAATCGGAGTCGGCGGTGCTGATGCTGTTGATGTGATGGCTGGAATGCCTTGGGAATTAAAATGGCCAAAAATTATTGGTGTTAAGCTAACAGGCAAAATGAGTGGCTGGACTTCTGCCAAAGATGTGATTCTTAAACTAGCAGGAATTCTTTCTGTGAAAGGCGGTACTGGTGCAATAGTAGAGTATTTTGGTGAAGGAGCTTCATCAATTTCCTGTACAGGTAAAGGAACTATTTGTAATATGGGTGCTGAGATTGGTGCAACAACTTCAGTATTTCCTTTTGATGAAAAGATGTCATCTTATCTTAGAATTACAAAACGTGCTGATGTTGCTGCACTCGCTGAAGGTCTTGCAGATGAATTAAAATCTGATGATGCAGTTTTCAAAAATCCGGAAACGTATTTTGATCAGGTAATCGAAATTAATTTAAGCGAGCTTGAGCCACATCTGAATGGTCCATTCACACCGGACAAAGCATGGCCGATTTCACAAATGAAAGAAGCGGTTAAAAAAGAAAATTATCCCGATAAAATTTCGGTTGCTTTAATTGGAAGCTGCACAAATTCAAGTTATGAAGATATTGATCGCTCAGCAAGTATTGCAAAGCTTGCACTATCAAAAGGATTGAAAGCAAAATCTCAATTCACAATTACTCCGGGTTCTGAACAAGTTAGAGCAACCATTGAACGTGACGGTCAACTTAAGGCATTAACTGATATTGGAGGATTGATTCTTGCAAATGCTTGCGGACCGTGCATCGGAATGTGGAAGAGAATGGATATAAAAACAGGTGAAAAGAATACAATCGTAACTTCTTTCAACAGAAATTTTGCAAAAAGAAACGACGGCAATCCTGAAACACTTGCTTTTGTTGCTTCGCCAGAAATTACAACTGCGCTTGCGATTGCAGGAAGTCTTTCATTTAATCCGGTCACCGATGAACTTGTAAATGAAAAAGGAGAAAAAGTAAAATTGAATCCACCAACAGGAGAAGAACTCCCGCCAAAAGGATTTGATGAAGGAAGCAGCGGATTCATTGCACCAGCAAAAGATGGATCTTCAGTCGAAGTAAAAGTTGATCCAAAGAGTGAACGGCTTCAGTTGCTCGAACCATTCAAAAAATGGGATGGAAGAGATTTTACTGATCTTCCAGTACTTCTAAAAGCAAAAGGAAAATGCACAACAGATCATATTTCCATGGCAGGTCCATGGCTGAGATTCCGAGGACATCTTGATAATATTTCAAACAATATGTTCATCGGAGCAACAAATGCTTACAGCGGAGACACAGGAAAAGTAAAAAATATTCTTACCGATGAAACCAAATCCGTTCCGGAAGTTGCGCGTGAGTATAAAGCGAAGGGTATTGGTTGGGTAGTTATTGGTGATGAAAATTATGGTGAGGGTTCTTCACGTGAACATGCAGCAATGGAACCAAGATTTCTCGGTGGAAGAGCTATTATTGTAAAGAGCTTTGCAAGAATTCACGAAACAAATTTGAAGAAGCAGGGAATGCTGCCTTTAACTTTTGCTGATCCGAAAGATTATGATAAAATAAAAGAAGATGATAAAGTTGATTTGCTCGTCACTCAGCTTGCACCGGTCAAGCAATTGAAGATGATCGTCAAACATTCAGATGGAAGCAAAGATGAAATAATACTCAACCATACGATGAATGAAACACAGATTGGTTGGTTCAAAGCCGGTAGTGCGTTGAATTTAATTGCTGAGAAAAATAAAAACTAA
- the aspA gene encoding aspartate ammonia-lyase, translating into MEKSIIKSFLKRIELFKGLDDIQLQTVADKISVVNFPINGMVFAENNIRENLSIIYEGEVELFKTTPYGGEKRLSIFGKYDFLGEGALMDDSPHSTSARATVNSVILRLSRDKFKELMIEHNDVAMDILSKIARVISRRMSSANTRSVNLAAQYQSGRTRSEHDLLGDREVPNEVYYGVQTLRAIENFNISGVTLNFHPVIIQALAMVKMAAAKTNNELGLLSKPVADAIVQACSEIINGKLHTHFIVDMIQGGAGTSTNMNANEVIANRALEILGYEKGEYKYCHPNNHVNLSQSTNDAYPTSVKIALILANQKLIEVLKELIQSFHNKAKEFSHIIKMGRTQLQDAVPMTMGQEFEAYAVTLGEEVERLEQNVKLFLEVNMGATAIGTGINSHPDYSKKVVAHLRDITKMEIVLAHNLVEATQDTGAFVMYSSAVKRLAVKLSKICNDLRLLSSGPRTGINEINLPPMQPGSSIMPGKINPVIPEVVNQIAFKVIGNDLTVTLAAEAGQLQLNVFEPVIVESLFESIEMLKNGMITLKQKCVDGITVNEDRCRSLVENSIGLVTALNPVGYERSTQLAKEALETNKGVYELVLEKNLLSKKELDELLKPENMIKPK; encoded by the coding sequence ATGGAAAAATCAATTATAAAGTCATTTCTTAAAAGAATAGAATTATTTAAAGGCCTGGATGACATTCAGCTTCAGACAGTGGCTGATAAAATTTCGGTCGTGAACTTTCCGATAAACGGGATGGTCTTCGCAGAAAATAACATACGAGAAAATCTCTCAATAATTTATGAGGGCGAAGTTGAACTTTTCAAAACTACTCCATACGGTGGTGAGAAAAGATTATCCATTTTCGGGAAGTATGATTTTCTCGGTGAAGGAGCGTTGATGGATGATTCACCACATTCAACTTCAGCAAGAGCAACTGTTAATTCGGTAATCCTTCGACTTTCGAGAGATAAGTTCAAAGAATTAATGATTGAGCACAATGATGTAGCGATGGATATTCTTTCAAAGATTGCAAGGGTAATTTCACGAAGAATGAGTTCTGCAAATACAAGATCTGTCAATCTTGCTGCACAGTATCAATCAGGTCGAACAAGAAGCGAGCACGATTTGCTTGGCGATAGGGAAGTGCCGAATGAAGTTTATTACGGAGTTCAAACACTTCGTGCAATTGAAAATTTTAATATCAGCGGAGTTACGCTCAACTTTCATCCGGTAATTATTCAGGCTCTGGCAATGGTTAAAATGGCTGCGGCAAAAACCAATAACGAACTCGGACTTCTCTCAAAACCAGTTGCAGATGCAATTGTTCAGGCTTGCTCGGAAATAATAAATGGAAAGCTTCACACACATTTTATTGTTGATATGATCCAGGGTGGCGCCGGAACTTCCACAAATATGAATGCGAACGAGGTGATTGCAAATCGTGCGCTTGAAATTCTCGGTTACGAAAAAGGAGAATACAAATATTGTCATCCAAATAATCACGTAAATTTATCGCAGTCGACAAACGATGCTTATCCGACTTCTGTAAAGATTGCATTGATTCTTGCTAATCAAAAACTAATTGAAGTGTTAAAGGAATTAATTCAATCATTTCACAACAAAGCAAAAGAATTTTCTCATATAATTAAAATGGGAAGAACACAGCTTCAGGATGCTGTTCCGATGACAATGGGTCAGGAGTTTGAAGCTTATGCAGTTACTCTGGGAGAAGAAGTTGAAAGACTTGAACAGAACGTAAAACTTTTTCTTGAAGTTAATATGGGTGCAACTGCAATCGGAACAGGAATAAATTCGCATCCCGATTATAGTAAAAAAGTTGTTGCTCATTTACGTGACATTACAAAAATGGAAATTGTCCTCGCTCATAATTTAGTTGAAGCGACTCAGGACACCGGAGCTTTTGTAATGTATTCGTCTGCGGTAAAAAGACTTGCAGTAAAACTTTCAAAAATCTGTAATGATCTCCGACTTCTTTCATCCGGTCCCAGAACAGGAATTAATGAGATAAATCTACCGCCGATGCAGCCCGGTTCATCTATTATGCCGGGGAAAATAAATCCGGTTATTCCGGAAGTTGTTAACCAGATTGCATTTAAAGTAATAGGGAATGATTTAACTGTTACTCTCGCTGCGGAAGCCGGCCAGCTTCAGTTGAATGTATTTGAGCCGGTAATTGTCGAGAGTCTTTTTGAATCAATTGAAATGCTGAAAAACGGAATGATTACACTCAAGCAAAAATGTGTTGATGGAATAACTGTAAACGAAGACAGATGCAGATCGCTTGTTGAAAATAGTATCGGACTTGTGACTGCGCTCAATCCTGTGGGTTATGAAAGATCAACACAACTTGCAAAAGAAGCACTTGAAACCAACAAAGGAGTTTATGAATTGGTGCTTGAAAAGAATTTGCTCTCAAAAAAAGAACTGGATGAATTACTTAAACCAGAAAATATGATTAAGCCGAAGTGA
- a CDS encoding MarR family transcriptional regulator: MGEILKKRLKQEKFSGIEQEGLLNLFIASSYLHSKLEAVCSYFNITLPQFNVLRILKGAHPEGYPRHEIIRRMVEPAPDVTRLIDRLIKDNLVERYYSDEDRRLSLARITKKGIALLTKINPEIDKFIFNYSSSLTTAEKEMLSSICEKLYANEVDE, encoded by the coding sequence ATGGGAGAAATACTTAAAAAGCGATTGAAGCAGGAAAAGTTCAGCGGGATTGAACAGGAAGGTTTGTTGAATTTGTTTATTGCATCGAGTTACCTTCATTCAAAACTCGAAGCAGTTTGTAGTTATTTTAATATTACTCTTCCTCAGTTCAATGTCTTAAGAATTCTGAAAGGTGCTCATCCGGAAGGATATCCCCGACACGAAATTATCCGAAGGATGGTTGAGCCTGCCCCGGATGTTACAAGATTAATCGATAGGTTAATAAAAGACAATTTGGTGGAAAGATATTATTCCGATGAGGACAGACGACTTTCACTTGCGCGAATAACGAAAAAAGGAATTGCTCTTCTTACAAAGATCAATCCTGAAATAGATAAATTTATTTTCAATTATTCCTCTTCGCTGACAACGGCTGAGAAAGAAATGCTTTCAAGCATTTGTGAGAAGTTGTATGCGAATGAAGTTGACGAATAA